One window from the genome of Leptolyngbya sp. 'hensonii' encodes:
- a CDS encoding site-specific DNA-methyltransferase yields the protein MSSLSQTSQKKQRAPMNRTLTLDEQDKARLTLRILKKLPSTPFSEPPTGTIQGNCLEVAKLLPEGFVDLLVLDPPYNLNKSFNGRKFSRRTVDEYAIWLDEVVSTLKPLLKKTASIYICGDWLSSASIFTVASSHFVVQNRITWEREKGRGAKSNWKNSSEDIWFCTMSEDYTFNVDNVKLRRKVIAPYRKDDGTPKDWESTKEGNFRDTHPSNIWTDITIPFWSMPENTDHPTQKSEKLIAKLVLASTNSNDFVLDPFLGSGTTSVVAKKLGRKYLGIELDEEYSLLAEKRLEIAELEPEIQGFSDGVFWERNTLAIQQKGVFSNAKPSREQLPLLNF from the coding sequence ATGTCTAGCTTGAGTCAAACCAGCCAAAAAAAGCAACGTGCCCCTATGAATCGTACTCTCACGCTGGATGAGCAGGATAAAGCTAGATTAACTCTTCGTATCCTTAAAAAATTACCTTCGACCCCTTTCTCTGAACCACCCACAGGTACTATCCAAGGTAATTGCCTCGAAGTAGCTAAACTCCTACCAGAAGGGTTTGTGGATCTTCTGGTTCTCGACCCGCCCTATAACCTCAATAAAAGCTTTAATGGGCGTAAATTCTCAAGGCGTACAGTTGATGAGTACGCAATTTGGTTAGACGAGGTTGTTAGCACATTAAAACCTCTCTTAAAGAAAACAGCTTCTATTTATATTTGTGGCGATTGGCTGTCCTCTGCTTCAATATTCACAGTTGCATCATCACATTTTGTGGTACAAAACCGGATAACTTGGGAACGTGAAAAAGGTCGAGGAGCCAAATCTAACTGGAAGAACTCCAGTGAAGACATTTGGTTTTGCACTATGTCAGAAGATTACACTTTTAATGTTGATAATGTAAAGCTTCGGAGGAAGGTTATCGCACCTTATAGAAAGGATGACGGAACACCTAAAGATTGGGAATCTACAAAGGAGGGGAATTTCCGGGATACTCATCCTTCTAACATTTGGACTGACATCACTATTCCATTCTGGTCAATGCCAGAAAACACAGATCATCCTACTCAGAAAAGTGAAAAATTAATTGCAAAGCTTGTATTGGCAAGTACTAACTCTAACGACTTTGTTCTAGATCCATTTCTTGGAAGCGGCACTACTTCTGTAGTTGCAAAGAAGCTTGGTAGGAAATATTTAGGCATTGAGTTAGACGAAGAGTATAGTTTGCTTGCTGAAAAGAGACTAGAGATTGCAGAATTAGAACCTGAAATTCAAGGTTTCTCTGACGGGGTATTTTGGGAGCGTAATACGCTCGCTATTCAGCAAAAGGGGGTATTTAGTAATGCCAAGCCCAGTAGAGAACAATTACCTCTCCTCAATTTCTGA